One window of Quercus robur chromosome 12, dhQueRobu3.1, whole genome shotgun sequence genomic DNA carries:
- the LOC126708710 gene encoding SWR1-complex protein 4 isoform X1 — MDAKDILGLPKNSLPIPQEKKSRPPKDSQRKPDGISREVYALTGGLAPLMPAIDSSQLKKQPPKDEKITWQWLPFTNSARKDTLQLYHWVRVVNGVPPTGDYSFAKYNKSVDIVKYTDEEYEKYLNDPGWTKEETDQLFDLCQRFDLRFIVIADRFSSSRTVEELKDRYYSVCRAIVVARAPALGDISGNPLVKEPYNVSQEIERKRALSMVLSQTKHQERKDAEVLAEAKRITESRMAAKVAEESELPVPSNAGPESAERASFPGDTVSPSSNVQLPSATIASSALTADNASTLASLRMLRVYLRTYALDQMVQAASSSAGLRTIKRVEQTLQELGVNLKPRVPTKSVCAEHLELRKEILTLLNLQKQLQYKEAEGSSFRDCSYADTPSTPKRSNRGGDQDRTFVPDMSFGGERVGKRDQKRKAPGRLSDAPSSPAQSKRPRKLKASDL; from the exons ATGGATGCCAAAGACATCCTGGGCTTGCCCAAGAACTCTCTCCCTATTCCCCAAGAGAAAAAATCTAGACCCCCAAAGGACTCTCAGCGAAAGCCCGATGGCATTTCTCGTGAg GTGTATGCACTTACGGGTGGTTTGGCGCCTCTAATGCCCGCGATCGATTCGTCTCAATTGAAAAAGCAGCCTCCAAAGGACGAGAAG ATCACTTGGCAGTGGCTTCCTTTTACAAATTCTGCTCGAAAAGATACTTTGCAGCTTTATCACTGG GTCAGGGTTGTAAATGGTGTTCCACCAACAGGTGACTATTCCTTTGCCAAGTATAACAAG TCTGTTGACATTGTCAAATACACGGATGAGGAGTATGAGAAGTACTTGAATGATCCT GGATGGACCAAGGAGGAGACAGATCAGTTGTTTGACTTGTGCCAACGATTTGATCTCCGCTTTATTGTGATAGCTGACAGGTTCTCATCATCTCGGACCGTGGAGGAATTGAAGGATCGTTATTACAGTG TTTGTCGAGCCATAGTGGTTGCTAGAGCTCCAGCTCTTGGAGACATTTCTGGGAACCCTCTTGTTAAG GAACCTTACAATGTTTCACAAGAGATAGAACGCAAGCGAGCATTATCCATGGTCCTCTCTCAAACAAAACATCAAGAGCGAAAAGATGCTGAG GTTCTTGCTGAGGCAAAAAGAATAACTGAGTCACGGATGGCTGCAAAG GTAGCTGAAGAGTCTGAATTGCCTGTCCCATCAAATGCTGGTCCAGAAAGTGCTGAGAGAGCTAGTTTTCCGGGTGATACTGTATCACCTTCATCCAATGTTCAGCTTCCCTCTGCAACAATTGCATCTTCAGCATTAACAGCGGACAATGCCTCTACTCTAGCTTCTCTTCGCATG CTTCGAGTGTATTTGAGAACATATGCACTTGACCAAATGGTGCAAGCTGCAAGCTCATCTGCTGGACTTCGGACAATAAAGCGGGTTGAGCAAACTTTACAAGAACTTGGG GTCAATCTAAAACCAAGAGTTCCAACCAAATCAGTTTGTGCAGAGCATCTCgaattaagaaaagaaatattgaCTCTGCTGAATCTTCAGAAACAG TTGCAATATAAGGAGGCAGAAGGTTCATCTTTTCGTGATTGCTCATATGCTGATACACCAAGCACGCCTAAG CGTTCAAACCGTGGTGGGGATCAGGATAGGACCTTTGTTCCTGACATGAGTTTTGGAG GAGAAAGAGTTGGCAAAAGGGACCAGAAACGCAAG GCACCTGGAAGGTTATCAGATGCTCCATCATCGCCAGCTCAGTCTAAAAGGCCCCGAAAATTAAAGGCGTCAGATCTATGA
- the LOC126708710 gene encoding SWR1-complex protein 4 isoform X3, with translation MDAKDILGLPKNSLPIPQEKKSRPPKDSQRKPDGISREVYALTGGLAPLMPAIDSSQLKKQPPKDEKITWQWLPFTNSARKDTLQLYHWVRVVNGVPPTGDYSFAKYNKSVDIVKYTDEEYEKYLNDPGWTKEETDQLFDLCQRFDLRFIVIADRFSSSRTVEELKDRYYSVCRAIVVARAPALGDISGNPLVKEPYNVSQEIERKRALSMVLSQTKHQERKDAEVLAEAKRITESRMAAKVAEESELPVPSNAGPESAERASFPGDTVSPSSNVQLPSATIASSALTADNASTLASLRMLRVYLRTYALDQMVQAASSSAGLRTIKRVEQTLQELGVNLKPRVPTKSVCAEHLELRKEILTLLNLQKQLQYKEAEGSSFRDCSYADTPSTPKDRTFVPDMSFGGERVGKRDQKRKAPGRLSDAPSSPAQSKRPRKLKASDL, from the exons ATGGATGCCAAAGACATCCTGGGCTTGCCCAAGAACTCTCTCCCTATTCCCCAAGAGAAAAAATCTAGACCCCCAAAGGACTCTCAGCGAAAGCCCGATGGCATTTCTCGTGAg GTGTATGCACTTACGGGTGGTTTGGCGCCTCTAATGCCCGCGATCGATTCGTCTCAATTGAAAAAGCAGCCTCCAAAGGACGAGAAG ATCACTTGGCAGTGGCTTCCTTTTACAAATTCTGCTCGAAAAGATACTTTGCAGCTTTATCACTGG GTCAGGGTTGTAAATGGTGTTCCACCAACAGGTGACTATTCCTTTGCCAAGTATAACAAG TCTGTTGACATTGTCAAATACACGGATGAGGAGTATGAGAAGTACTTGAATGATCCT GGATGGACCAAGGAGGAGACAGATCAGTTGTTTGACTTGTGCCAACGATTTGATCTCCGCTTTATTGTGATAGCTGACAGGTTCTCATCATCTCGGACCGTGGAGGAATTGAAGGATCGTTATTACAGTG TTTGTCGAGCCATAGTGGTTGCTAGAGCTCCAGCTCTTGGAGACATTTCTGGGAACCCTCTTGTTAAG GAACCTTACAATGTTTCACAAGAGATAGAACGCAAGCGAGCATTATCCATGGTCCTCTCTCAAACAAAACATCAAGAGCGAAAAGATGCTGAG GTTCTTGCTGAGGCAAAAAGAATAACTGAGTCACGGATGGCTGCAAAG GTAGCTGAAGAGTCTGAATTGCCTGTCCCATCAAATGCTGGTCCAGAAAGTGCTGAGAGAGCTAGTTTTCCGGGTGATACTGTATCACCTTCATCCAATGTTCAGCTTCCCTCTGCAACAATTGCATCTTCAGCATTAACAGCGGACAATGCCTCTACTCTAGCTTCTCTTCGCATG CTTCGAGTGTATTTGAGAACATATGCACTTGACCAAATGGTGCAAGCTGCAAGCTCATCTGCTGGACTTCGGACAATAAAGCGGGTTGAGCAAACTTTACAAGAACTTGGG GTCAATCTAAAACCAAGAGTTCCAACCAAATCAGTTTGTGCAGAGCATCTCgaattaagaaaagaaatattgaCTCTGCTGAATCTTCAGAAACAG TTGCAATATAAGGAGGCAGAAGGTTCATCTTTTCGTGATTGCTCATATGCTGATACACCAAGCACGCCTAAG GATAGGACCTTTGTTCCTGACATGAGTTTTGGAG GAGAAAGAGTTGGCAAAAGGGACCAGAAACGCAAG GCACCTGGAAGGTTATCAGATGCTCCATCATCGCCAGCTCAGTCTAAAAGGCCCCGAAAATTAAAGGCGTCAGATCTATGA
- the LOC126708710 gene encoding SWR1-complex protein 4 isoform X2, with product MDAKDILGLPKNSLPIPQEKKSRPPKDSQRKPDGISREVYALTGGLAPLMPAIDSSQLKKQPPKDEKITWQWLPFTNSARKDTLQLYHWVRVVNGVPPTGDYSFAKYNKSVDIVKYTDEEYEKYLNDPGWTKEETDQLFDLCQRFDLRFIVIADRFSSSRTVEELKDRYYSVCRAIVVARAPALGDISGNPLVKEPYNVSQEIERKRALSMVLSQTKHQERKDAEVLAEAKRITESRMAAKVAEESELPVPSNAGPESAERASFPGDTVSPSSNVQLPSATIASSALTADNASTLASLRMLRVYLRTYALDQMVQAASSSAGLRTIKRVEQTLQELGVNLKPRVPTKSVCAEHLELRKEILTLLNLQKQLQYKEAEGSSFRDCSYADTPSTPKRSNRGGDQDRTFVPDMSFGVILRIMYYWYIRRKSWQKGPETQGTWKVIRCSIIASSV from the exons ATGGATGCCAAAGACATCCTGGGCTTGCCCAAGAACTCTCTCCCTATTCCCCAAGAGAAAAAATCTAGACCCCCAAAGGACTCTCAGCGAAAGCCCGATGGCATTTCTCGTGAg GTGTATGCACTTACGGGTGGTTTGGCGCCTCTAATGCCCGCGATCGATTCGTCTCAATTGAAAAAGCAGCCTCCAAAGGACGAGAAG ATCACTTGGCAGTGGCTTCCTTTTACAAATTCTGCTCGAAAAGATACTTTGCAGCTTTATCACTGG GTCAGGGTTGTAAATGGTGTTCCACCAACAGGTGACTATTCCTTTGCCAAGTATAACAAG TCTGTTGACATTGTCAAATACACGGATGAGGAGTATGAGAAGTACTTGAATGATCCT GGATGGACCAAGGAGGAGACAGATCAGTTGTTTGACTTGTGCCAACGATTTGATCTCCGCTTTATTGTGATAGCTGACAGGTTCTCATCATCTCGGACCGTGGAGGAATTGAAGGATCGTTATTACAGTG TTTGTCGAGCCATAGTGGTTGCTAGAGCTCCAGCTCTTGGAGACATTTCTGGGAACCCTCTTGTTAAG GAACCTTACAATGTTTCACAAGAGATAGAACGCAAGCGAGCATTATCCATGGTCCTCTCTCAAACAAAACATCAAGAGCGAAAAGATGCTGAG GTTCTTGCTGAGGCAAAAAGAATAACTGAGTCACGGATGGCTGCAAAG GTAGCTGAAGAGTCTGAATTGCCTGTCCCATCAAATGCTGGTCCAGAAAGTGCTGAGAGAGCTAGTTTTCCGGGTGATACTGTATCACCTTCATCCAATGTTCAGCTTCCCTCTGCAACAATTGCATCTTCAGCATTAACAGCGGACAATGCCTCTACTCTAGCTTCTCTTCGCATG CTTCGAGTGTATTTGAGAACATATGCACTTGACCAAATGGTGCAAGCTGCAAGCTCATCTGCTGGACTTCGGACAATAAAGCGGGTTGAGCAAACTTTACAAGAACTTGGG GTCAATCTAAAACCAAGAGTTCCAACCAAATCAGTTTGTGCAGAGCATCTCgaattaagaaaagaaatattgaCTCTGCTGAATCTTCAGAAACAG TTGCAATATAAGGAGGCAGAAGGTTCATCTTTTCGTGATTGCTCATATGCTGATACACCAAGCACGCCTAAG CGTTCAAACCGTGGTGGGGATCAGGATAGGACCTTTGTTCCTGACATGAGTTTTGGAG TAATACTCAGAATCATGTATTATTGGTATATCAGGAGAAAGAGTTGGCAAAAGGGACCAGAAACGCAAG GCACCTGGAAGGTTATCAGATGCTCCATCATCGCCAGCTCAGTCTAA
- the LOC126708710 gene encoding SWR1-complex protein 4 isoform X4 has translation MDAKDILGLPKNSLPIPQEKKSRPPKDSQRKPDGISREVYALTGGLAPLMPAIDSSQLKKQPPKDEKITWQWLPFTNSARKDTLQLYHWVRVVNGVPPTGDYSFAKYNKSVDIVKYTDEEYEKYLNDPGWTKEETDQLFDLCQRFDLRFIVIADRFSSSRTVEELKDRYYSVCRAIVVARAPALGDISGNPLVKEPYNVSQEIERKRALSMVLSQTKHQERKDAEVLAEAKRITESRMAAKVAEESELPVPSNAGPESAERASFPGDTVSPSSNVQLPSATIASSALTADNASTLASLRMLRVYLRTYALDQMVQAASSSAGLRTIKRVEQTLQELGVNLKPRVPTKSVCAEHLELRKEILTLLNLQKQLQYKEAEGSSFRDCSYADTPSTPKDRTFVPDMSFGVILRIMYYWYIRRKSWQKGPETQGTWKVIRCSIIASSV, from the exons ATGGATGCCAAAGACATCCTGGGCTTGCCCAAGAACTCTCTCCCTATTCCCCAAGAGAAAAAATCTAGACCCCCAAAGGACTCTCAGCGAAAGCCCGATGGCATTTCTCGTGAg GTGTATGCACTTACGGGTGGTTTGGCGCCTCTAATGCCCGCGATCGATTCGTCTCAATTGAAAAAGCAGCCTCCAAAGGACGAGAAG ATCACTTGGCAGTGGCTTCCTTTTACAAATTCTGCTCGAAAAGATACTTTGCAGCTTTATCACTGG GTCAGGGTTGTAAATGGTGTTCCACCAACAGGTGACTATTCCTTTGCCAAGTATAACAAG TCTGTTGACATTGTCAAATACACGGATGAGGAGTATGAGAAGTACTTGAATGATCCT GGATGGACCAAGGAGGAGACAGATCAGTTGTTTGACTTGTGCCAACGATTTGATCTCCGCTTTATTGTGATAGCTGACAGGTTCTCATCATCTCGGACCGTGGAGGAATTGAAGGATCGTTATTACAGTG TTTGTCGAGCCATAGTGGTTGCTAGAGCTCCAGCTCTTGGAGACATTTCTGGGAACCCTCTTGTTAAG GAACCTTACAATGTTTCACAAGAGATAGAACGCAAGCGAGCATTATCCATGGTCCTCTCTCAAACAAAACATCAAGAGCGAAAAGATGCTGAG GTTCTTGCTGAGGCAAAAAGAATAACTGAGTCACGGATGGCTGCAAAG GTAGCTGAAGAGTCTGAATTGCCTGTCCCATCAAATGCTGGTCCAGAAAGTGCTGAGAGAGCTAGTTTTCCGGGTGATACTGTATCACCTTCATCCAATGTTCAGCTTCCCTCTGCAACAATTGCATCTTCAGCATTAACAGCGGACAATGCCTCTACTCTAGCTTCTCTTCGCATG CTTCGAGTGTATTTGAGAACATATGCACTTGACCAAATGGTGCAAGCTGCAAGCTCATCTGCTGGACTTCGGACAATAAAGCGGGTTGAGCAAACTTTACAAGAACTTGGG GTCAATCTAAAACCAAGAGTTCCAACCAAATCAGTTTGTGCAGAGCATCTCgaattaagaaaagaaatattgaCTCTGCTGAATCTTCAGAAACAG TTGCAATATAAGGAGGCAGAAGGTTCATCTTTTCGTGATTGCTCATATGCTGATACACCAAGCACGCCTAAG GATAGGACCTTTGTTCCTGACATGAGTTTTGGAG TAATACTCAGAATCATGTATTATTGGTATATCAGGAGAAAGAGTTGGCAAAAGGGACCAGAAACGCAAG GCACCTGGAAGGTTATCAGATGCTCCATCATCGCCAGCTCAGTCTAA